The following is a genomic window from Malus sylvestris chromosome 12, drMalSylv7.2, whole genome shotgun sequence.
GCGTCCAATCAACAACCAAAAACTCCCACACGGAAAACCTTTGTATAATACATTACACTGACAATAGTAGCTAAAACTGAATATTGACGATTTCTAATCATTGACATGTGTAGCTTGGATCCAATCAGCTGTTAGAAATTGTCCACGCAAAATCCTTGACATGATATGTGTTACATTGATAATAGTAGCTAATGTCAATCGCCTATGCATATGTGTTGATCactaggaaaactaatgaaaagggcttgaaaactttgagttttaatgataacgacaaaataaagggtaaagtgaatagtaccaggattgactttttagtgtaaaaatgtggtttttcgttaaagtgaacagtaccgggtgcttttcgttaaagttcccttgatCACTTATGATAATTTGATCATGTATAGCTTGCATACCATCAATGGTAAAAAAACCAAACACACGAAAACCTTGAAATAATATGTTATTGAACTGTTAATCAAgatcaaggtataaaatatcgatgatatcggaaatatcggtagttcaaaaacacggaaatttcgatagaaatatcatgatattatcaatattcataaaaattgaataaaaaccacggaaattgtaagaaaaacttggaaatttttattgaaactttgcaggatatttatttagtcaattatctattagtttatcacacaaaaattggaatgaaatgcattgcatgatggatttaattgatttaagttaatatatagcgagctggcaaacattgtgagtgtagaaaatatgtagtaattaatgaaagaaatttaaacacactataatcatttatatataatgaattagtacaatattttgcacttcatacattgcatggtaagatacatgagtgacttagtaccacataaagttcctatcaaggtctgaAATATTGATGacatcggaaatatcggtagtccaaaaacacggaaatttcgatgaaaatatcagaataatatcgatattttaaaccttgATCAAGATCAACCTATTTAAACACGATTCATCTGAAAACACAACATACTAGTTCAGAAGAATACACACTACTTAGCCAAAACCCAAATAAGATAACATTTCCATTGCACGTATTTCACTAACTTAGAAATAGATTAACAAAGAAGCAGAACCTTCTGCTGTCAGAATCCTTAGCTtgtcatgttttctttgtttcatAGCTGTCAGAATCCAATATTATAATTCTGATCAAACTAACTAATCTTTGTTTCAatcaatgtgattaaattaaggAATACAATGCCACAGTTGAGTTCTACTGGGCCCCATTGCTGGTGGAGTCAAACTCCGATGACCCAGTGAACCACCGATTGCCAGATCGGATTGTAAGAGTGCAGGCAATTGAAAAACATGCAAGGCACTGGACGGACGCCGactttcttgttttcaattcATATCTTTGGTGGAGAAGGGAACAAATGAATGTCTTGTAAGTAAAGTTTCTAAATACAAAATTTTTTGGTGCTTCAAAGTATTTTATATTTCAACATTTTAATCATTAGATAtcggttattttattttttactctcAAAATATGAAATACCCCAGAGTTATTGAAAAAATCTTGAGTAATATTAATACAAGATTAGGTAGAAGTTATTTTTTTGGATACAAATATTAGGTAGACGTTAGATAGAACTACTTATTAGACTTTgcgattaaattttaatttaattattgtgAGTTTTGTTTTTGGCAATGATTGAAGGTGGGGATCTTCTGAGAGCTCAGACGCGATATACAAAGATGTTGAGATGTTTAGGGTTTATGAGATGGCTCTACAGACGTGGTCGGATTGGTTGGAGGTCCATGTCAATCGAACCAAGACGAAATTGTTTTTTGTTAGCATGTCACCCACTCACCAAAGGTATCAATATGGTTTTTCCATTGAATATTACTATCAGTGTCACGTTTTTGGACCATATTGATtttgaaaatatttataaaatatagCATCAACGTCGTCGCACTTGAGATTAGTGGTCTAAAAATGAGACTCATTTAGCCTTTTTTTCCCCATTTGTTTCTTAACGTAATACATACAAATAGAACATGAAACAACTtgtaaagaaaaaacatatatagaattttgtagtttttacaaagctttaatgaaaaatatataaCACGTTTTAGTGTAAAACGTGTCTCTTTggttaaaaaatttaggctaaatagccaaaatgattcttgagatttgcataacttatCACTTTTGTCCCTAACActtcaaatcaataaaagtggtccctgagattgtccaccatccatcattttggtccttccgttaaaaactccgttaagtgtcccggagctcttggccggaagtttgggcaattttcaaagctgtgtaactcaatcgtttcttaaccaaatttgatccataatatatcaaaaacgttcataacttcttcaatactcaacgaaatcaagtgattcaaaaatgaaaatcatacttctcgacgagacgaagagaatggtacctttttcgatGGCTAAATCGTCATGGTTTGGGCGGAAAACTGCTCGAAAGTGGTTAAAAATTTTATATCctattttccaaattttaattaaaaaatagaaCTATAAGACACTAAGCAAACAATAAGCTTTACATAAGCTACGGTTTAGTGTTTCTTTAGTGTCCCTCTAGATCTacttttttattattgaaacaTTGTCTTCAATTCTATTTGTGAATATTCTCTATTTGTATGCCTAAATAAATTTATGATTACGTCATATTTGTTAGTCTAATGGTATTTATCTTTCCTCTTAATGTCAAAAGACGTCCCAAATTAGAACCTCTACTCCTAaccctaacaaaaaataaatatacatgCAGTGCTAAAGAATGGGGTGTGGAAAGTGGTGAGAATTGCTACAAAGAAACAAAGCCAATCACTGAGGAGGGATATTGGGGAAATGGATCAGATCCCAAAATGCTACGTTTAGTTGAGAATGCCCTAGATGGACTGAAAGTAAGAGGTTTGGATGTTCAAATGCTCAACATAACACAACTCTCAGAATACAGGAAAGAAGGGCATCCATCAATTTACAGGAAGCAATGGGAGCCTCTGACTGAAGAACAAGCATCAAACCCTAGCACTTTTGCAGATTGCATACACTGGTGCCTCCCTGGAGTGCCTGACGTGTGGAATGAGATTCTCTATGCTTACATTTTCCAACAATGATAAGTTCAGTTTGGAAATAATAAGGTTCCAAACAGATCAAAACttgtaccttttttttaaatgaattagTAAAAACCACGAATTGCGAATTAGGATTGAATGCAATAGTTGATGTGTTGAACACATCAAACCCATTGCCGCCCCACAGAATGTGTAGGATGAGTTTTTATTGGGTGTtaaagtacttttttttttttagctatATCTTTCATCACGTGACAAAATTGTACAACAAAATTTCTTCGTAAATCGTTTAGGTTAATTTCATTGACGTGGGTTTTAAAGGAGACTATTATGTGGGTTTAAATTGCATGACAATGAACAATGTTGGTGTACTTACCAAAGGAAGATACAGGCATTTATGGGTTTCTTAAAAATGATTTCAATGTCCAAAGCCTAACAAAGCCGAAGGGTTTCACTCAACTTAACCCTTTATGTTGTCATGTACCTTGTTTACTGAATGTACTTTATAatttcccaaaagaaaaaaaggtaaaagTATGAATTAAGAAATTTGGCTTCAAAGACTTCTCGGTATATTTCGCTCTTTGTATCTTATAAATCATCCAATATGAAATTGAGAGAGTATCTACCCCCGGTTGCACGCTAAAATCCATAGGGAATAAAAGACCTATTATTTTAAGGgtcatttgataactatttcgttttttattttttatttttttaaactgaaatcttgtttggtaatcactttcaatttcaaaaaaaatgaaaactaaaaattaatttcttgagttttcaaaatttggccTTGAGTTTTcaattgttggttttcaattttcattttttgaaaaatcaaaaactaaaaacgaaatagTTATTAAACGGTCCATGTAATATGCATAGTTTCCTGACTAGGAAACCAAAAGAAataattagagcaatggtcccttaactttaactcaattgaaattttgattcctaaactaaaaattcatgaataTGTGTCTGGAATTTgtaatcatatggaccaattgTGCTTTTAGTTAGCTCTAATAGAATTTTCGTCCATTTTTTACCCATTTAAAAATGCTTATAACCTTCTAATCTTTTCACAGACCAATACTCACAGAATTTTATTGTGAGAAATTCCAATTGAAGCAAAATTCAAGAGCATTGCTCTAATTTTCTCTCTCAAAAGACAAACCACAATCATATAGAAGCTGATTAAAGTATTCATTTAAAGAAAAAGCTGATTAAagtattcattaaaaaaaagattCCGGTCTAAGTGACATCATGTAATGTGAATTTCCAACAAGTCATAAAGTAAAGAGCAGActagttcaactttaaaaatcCCAATTCCACATACGACAAATCCAGCGGATGATTTTACCAACAGGAGTCCAACTAGTAAATTATTAGCTCCTTATTAATAACGAAACAATTAATTTTCTATTAACCCGCACGATtattcattagttttcttcttcgtcttcttacCTGCCGCCCTCTCAGTCTCACTCTTTGGACAACGACTCCATCATTTCATACAGTCTCTGTCCCTTTTCATGCGATAATGATTGAACAAATTCGAACCCCCTTTTGATTTTTATTTCCCTTTCAATTCTTCGGTCAATTAATTTCCCGAACCAAGCAAAAAGTCTTAATCTTTTTCACGATGCAGCAGTGGCAGAGGTGGAAGTGGAACAAGAAGAAAACCCATGTTCCTGCGCTGgtgttcttcttctttctgttcATAGTTTTCTCGAATCTCCACAGCCAACGCAGAATTCTGCAAATTCAAGAGAGCCCTGATCGCGTTTATCACCGTCAAGATTCAGTCACTTTTGTAAAGCCAAATCTTTTCACCCAGCAAAACCATGCTCCAGGTAAGGCAGTGTTTGGTTCTGCTAAACAagctttctgggttttgtttttctGCATTTCTTGAATCTTAATCTGAATTCTTGATCGATTTCTTTACtgggtttttaaatttagtgGTTCTTCTTTGATTTGGCGAAGTGGGTTTAAGTTGGTTTTTGTGAAATTTCAGAGGTTTTGGATAGATTCAGTACATGCAACTCCACCAGAGAGTACAGTGGCCAGAAAATTCTGTGGACTGACCGGACGCCGGAGTACGGTAACCGGAGAGAGAGTTTGGAGAGGTGTGATGTGTTTTCCGGCAAATGGGTGTTTGATAATGCGTCGTATCCGCTGTACAAGGAGTCGGAGTGCCCTTACATGTCGGACCAGTTGGCCTGTCACAAGCATGGGAGGCCTGATTTGGGGTACCAGTACTGGAGATGGCAACCCCACAATTGCAACTTGAAGAGGTAAAGAGGTGTTTTGTTGTTTGGGATTGGAAATTATAATCCCACATTGTCTTTTCAATTGTTTTATACAGTAGAATTGGAAAAAGCACTTAGTTCCGATTCGGTTTAAAGCAACTTCTAGTTCAATATACTTGAATCCATGAACTGGAATTTGTTTTGCTCTTATTAAACTCATTGGAAAAATTGTAGACTTTGACTTGTAGAACAAGTATGGTATTTTTGGTTGTTTGAGAATGGAAAGgttgaatttccttttaatttaatGTATGGTTTTATTGAAATTGTTTCTTTTTCTGTATAGATGGAATGTGACTGAAATGTGGGAGAAGTTGAGAGGCAAAAGGCTAATGTTTGTAGGGGATTCATTAAACCGAGGGCAATGGATATCAATGGTCTGTTTGTTACAATCTGTGATTCCTTCAGATAAGAGATCAATGTCACCGAACGCTGAACTTACTATTTTCAAAGCAGAGGTAAACAGAGTTTTCAATCTGGGAGTAAACTAATTGGGGTTGGTACAACTATGTACAATGCATTAGACTGTTCTCTTATGACTAAGAGAAAATTTTGGAGTTTTGATCAAGGAATATCCTTAGGAAACAATTGAAAGTCGGTAATAATTGTCGTCATGAAACATTCGATTTTAGTTTTGACTTAAATTTTCAGTAGAATCAGTGGCGAGAGTGGAAGAAATTTGGGTGCGGTTCCCTGCAGtaggtgagtgcataaattgaatttgtGTCATTTTCAGGAATATAATGCAACTGTGGAATTTCTCTGGGCTCCGCTTCTTGTAGAATCTAATTCTGATGATCCGGTGAATCACCGAACATCCGATCGGATAATCCGACCAGATTCAGTTCTTAAGCATGCATCAATATGGGAGAATGCTGATATATTGATATTCAATTCCTACCTGTGGTGGAGACAAGGCCCAGTTAAGCTGCTGTGAGTATAATTGCGATACTATCCGGGTTTCAGTTTAGAAAGAACTGAGTTATATAGAAATTTGAATTGGTATCTAAATTGATCTGACTTTGAATTCATACAGATGGAGCGCGGAAGCAAATGGTGTTTGTGAAGAAGTAGACGGCCTTGGAGCCATGGAGTTGGCCATGGGGGCTTGGGCAGACTGGGCTTCTAAGGTCAATCCCCTCAAGAAGCAGGTCTTCTTCGTCACAATGTCTCCTACACATCTCTGGTTAGCATCTTGCCCTCCTATATATTCTTTGATACCACATTGGCtgttatttctataaaaatttcaatttttgtaaTAAATATAGGCTTCTTGGTACTTGAATGGAGACGGTCAACTAGGCATTTCAAGGCACACACAGTCACGTCTGGACTTCTTGCTATATGCAATAGTATGCAAAAATCTAATTCTCTAAAGATCTAGAGGTTCTCCACGAGTTAGACCTGTCAAAGATAATTGACCACAAAACatcctttccttttttgtttaattaaaacaacaaTGTCACGTCCACCCAGCCTTATGTGTTTAACTTCGACTGGAAAAGAACAAGGAGAAAGCCAAAGAAcctcattttgattaaaacaacAATGTCACGTCCACCCAGCCTTATGTGTTTAACTTCGACTGGAAAAGAACAAGGAGAAAGCCAAAGAAcctcattttgattaaaacaacAATGTCACTCCAAGCGCTCTGATAATGCAAACCTAGTTCTAGTTGTACAGAGGACAATTTCATCATTTTTGGAAATTTCTTATATGACCTGCATGTATCTAATACGTAATTTCCTGAATTTTTAGGAGTCGAGAATGGAAACAAGAAAGTGAAGGTAATTGTTACAGTGAGAAATCCCCCATTGACTTGGAGGGCTACTGGGGAAGTGGTTCTGACCTGCCTACCATGAGCATGGTGGAGACGGTCCTCAGCAAGTTGAGTTCCAAGGTTTCTGTCATCAACATTACGCAATTATCGGAGTACCGGAAAGATGGTCACCCTTCCATTTACCGCAAATTCTGGGAGCCACTGAAGCCAGAACAATTGTCTAAGCCCACAAGTTACTCGGATTGCATACACTGGTGCTTGCCTGGTGTACCTGACGTATGGAACGAGTTGCTATTCCAATTCTTGTAAACGAACGTATAATTTTTTCGAGGCAATCTTAGTGGTTTCATACAACAGATTGCCTTGTCTTCTCAGCTCATGAGCATTGCGAACCGGACCAGCAACCGTCAATGCTGTTGTTACGTAATTCGATTCTTCGAAAATATAGTGCTTGTATTCACTTTGTATATCCTTTGTTCTTGCAATATTATATCCATGCTTGCTGGGAATTatgatgttaatttttgttactTTTGTCATCATACATGAATCTGGGTTGGGATTTGGCCCAATCCAAATAAGTTTAAGACCTAATGGTAAGTCCACATTGACACAGGCTCATGACCCGTAAACTGATAAAGGGGAATGATTTTTGTACTCGTTCTTCGACGCATTTCTTTtttggaaactttaacgaaaagtttctggtactatttattttaacaaaaaattatatttttacactaaaaatccAATCcagatattattcactttaccctttatattgtccttatcgttaaaactcaaagttttcaaaatattttcattagttttcctttcttttttctctctagcGTTTGTATTAAATAAATCGAACCAGATAATTAGGCGACAAATAAAAGGAGAGGATTAGAGCAAAATGAGAAAATAAGAGTGTGAAATCGGTACACTGATAAAGGGGAGAAACTTTTCATTGTGACGGGAATACGAATGGTACactacgtgtttttatgtaagtggtaagaaattttattttttacgttattaattttttaacacacaaatcacatcatttgtataatgacacatggTATACCACTTCATGTGTCgctcacactgaaaaatttctcgatAAAGGAAGCATTCATAGTATTTGATCAGCACTGACTCTGAGCAACTTGAGTTGAATGCAGATGGAACGGTTTCCAAAGTAAACTGGAGAGAGTCAGATGTGTGCTGTAGCTGCTGTAAGGGAGATAGCTACAAGGCCTTTTATGGCTTTATGAAGGGTTTGCAATCTCAATTCATTAATTGTTCATTTtgaataatgaaaaaaattgataatTTAATCTGTATACATAATCACTAGTAAACTATACGTATAGGtagattttgatgtttttgtgcCTACAATAGTTTAATGACGTTTCATCTATACTTTGTGATGGGGACGAATCAAATTGAGGACAAGTTGGATTGAGAAAAAGTTAGAATTCGGATTCTTATCGAAGTTGTTTACTATGCTATTTAGATTTGGAGTATGAATGACACTGATTATAtacaagttgtttactaatccatcatgaattaaaattgaaacaattttcataaTTTGCCATCATCATTTCCCATTGAGTGATACTTTTGACCTAATCAATACACTTGGTTCGTTATGTGATGTAGCACCACTTCAAGGGTTTATGACACAATTTGGTTAGTATTTATAAATATTTGTACTTAAATACGCTTTCAtacctaaaatttgaaaaactacTATGAATTCAGAACTTTTTACTATGCACCGCAACATGATGTGAACCGGATTTGGACCGTTGAATTCTTTAGATTCTTTAACCCAACAAAAAAGGAACCAATTTTAACTTTATGTCTCTAGTGCATGACATACACCCGGAACACTATAAAACTTTTGTGAATTTAAGGTACAATATCGTTACTATGAACTTTGTACACAGCTCATCAGTGTCTATATATACTAGGGAATCATATGCATATACCTGTAATATGTTGTGGCCATTGGCTTTTGCGACTGCATGATTGCAATGCATTGCCTGCAGGGCCAGAGGCAGGATCTGTAGAGCCATTAACATCCCCCATTCATCACTTGACAATTGACATCAAGATAGGGTGCCTGATCCGGTGATGCCGTTGGCTGCATTACTCACGCCACGACAACAACACTGTGCACAActatattataatataattgaacATGAGTGGTATCCCACCCACGATATATTCCTGGCAGACGAATCCCTTATCCACATTATCTGGCTTCTCTGTCCTCCAACTTCTCATAcacttttcattcttttttatttgggcGGTCatgattaagtcacgtcaatattttatattactattattttttatcttattatctctataaaaaaatcaatataaaatattgacgtgacttaaccgtgacgaCACAATATAAGCGaggatgagagtgtatgggaagtgagagggcagagaagccgggtCCTATCCACAAATGGTAGCGTATTTGTGATCCATGAGTTATACTGTATGCTAAAGTagaatttgtaaactaaaataCATTCGTGTAAATTCAAACTCGAGTTTCATAACTCGTTGCTTGCTTTCTAGTAGACAAACCCCTTGGGTTTTATATATGCGAATGCTAAAGAGACTCTTTTAAAAGTGAGACTTTTGATgatagatttttcaatgtatcaAAAACACATGAACGGTATACTATATGTTATTATGCAAGTTGagggaagttttttttcatgtgtccctccacttatataatgacatatggCGAAAGTACCTGTGTTTcagacacattgaaaaatctctcctctgCATGGACTCATTGTAACCTCGCTGTTTGATGTCAATTCATGTGCttatattataaaacattgtgcaaaaaTCATGAGGTGTCAGAGAGTCCATGAAAAAGTTCTATTTTTAAGAGAGTTCCTTAGAGTTTTTCTTAATATagagcaaggttctaaaagagcTAGGCGCTAGTGGGACTGCAGGCTAGGGCCTAGCAGCTAGGCGGGGGACCGAGGCGGATTAAGCGAATTTAAGTGAACTTATTACATTTCGTATAAATAAGTGTATGCTTATACTCAAAACATTCGTAATAGTGTTAGgatacataaattacaaaataaaatgacgtatatattataaaatattagaacataatgaaaatatgaggaataaacatataatatatgttcatttaagtattcaaaaGTCTcgtacaatttattgaaagaaaataaaatgcaaaatgaaagttatcgatTTCTGTTTAAGTGAAAGCCGCAATCTAGGAGGATGCTTAGGCGGGTTTGGGCGGGTTAGGTAGGCACGTAGGCAGTCTAGGCATGATGCCTAAGCAGGTCTAagcatcatttttttatttcaaacgCCTAGGAATTTATCGGGGGATAACAAGCTACCTAGCGCTGTCTAGTGTTACACTTTTAATCTATTTGTATCATCATATGTATCATGTCACTAACAAAGATAGAGTTTATAAACATATGTAGATCtcatttatttctattataaaaataatacaaatagaCTATAAGAACAACATTTTTGCTATATTGTGCCAAAGAAAAAGATGCGTCTGGGGCTGATTCGAATGGGCGGCAACAGAAATCTTGGGGGTGTGGGGGCTACGATATGATGATCACATTTATGCACAGTAAGGGCCCTGATCTCGTGGTTTGACTTTTTGACTCGTTTGGGGTCATTTGGTTTGTCCGTTCCGCCGTGGAAGAAAGATCGATGATATCACTATTTACGGGATCAAGCAAAAGATTGTCCTACCatattactctctctctctctctctctctctctctctctctctctctctctgggtaTACTTTCAACGTGTGCCAGTTGCCTTGTCAAAGACTCTGCACGTATGGAATTAACAAGTTTTGTTAGTTTTTATCACGTTTTGATTTATCTTAGTTAACTCACCTCGAAGAATGATGATCAAATTTGTCTCGTTTATGATCATGATTAGAGAAGAAAAATGCTATGGTTAATCAATTACACTCACACCAATTATTGGCCATTGATGCAAGTGACTTTTTTCACCCTAAAAGTCGTTCATGTACAACTCCGTAATTATCGCTAGCATAATTCGTATCTGAATAGTTAGTTAGTGAGACAATGGTATTAAGATAAGGCCAAATGTTGATTTAGGAATACGGTGAACTATATGGGAGTAAGACATAATCAtgaacttaccgggaaacaataaaacaaaagaagcaATGTCGGTACATGAGAAGTTAGCATCAATCATGTACGCGTTTTCCTAAATGATTGGGCATTAAGGTCTTTATGGTGACTGTAAACTCAAGTATTTCAATCGTGTTAACTCAATACAAACATGAATCTAATTCTAATAGCCGGATCATGAGCTTGATCTGTATGGCCCCAGTTTCCCACATTGATAGCCGATCAATGGTCCTGAGATGGCCACCACAACCACTGTTTTCCACACTAACACGAGCTCACTCGCATAAAACTCATCATTTTACTGACAAACTCATGGGCCTAATGATTTGTTTAAGACAACCCTTATAACGAGAGGGACACTTGTAACTTAATTAGGAGCAGATTATTGCAATttgcataaaaaataataagctAATGATGATATGGTAAGGATGAAAGTGGGACACGTGGTGAAAAGGGTTTAATTAGCTCAAATTAGAAGAGAAAAACATGTTTTAATCTTACCGTTTTTGTTTGGTCCAATAAAAAACTAGAAGGTGAGAGGTATCTTTCAGTTGTATCGCATTAGATAAGGGAGGAGGAGTAATTAGAAGAAAATTAGCATAATTAAGATCAAATGTACTCTTCTCATAAGCTCACATTGTGTGCAGAATCTAATCTAGCACAAAAGGacgtttaaaacacaaaaaaagtTGTCAAATAAGTAGATACGTATCTCCCTAGTGGTCAAGTCCCAACCCCCAAATCCAACTAACCAATGACCAAATGcttgtaagaaagaaagatcCTCGGGTAGGGTCGGTAAGGGCAGAATCATTGTGTGGGCTGAGTATGATTAAAATTGAGAGTGTTTTATAAGtggtaaattttgtttttttcactagaagaaaaaaactCATCTACCATAGTGGATGCCCTTGATAAATTGCAATCTATCATAGACATCGTGCCCGTTAGTATTCTAGATGTGATAAAAA
Proteins encoded in this region:
- the LOC126592071 gene encoding protein trichome birefringence-like 34; its protein translation is MNQMAKKQKIVLVPTKTWNIRSSLHSLIAILVTTVLVAAVYLTLDGGLQLLYQDYCHITTTLETSAAAAAGENPKLPSSSRCNLFSGKWVFDNQSYPLYKEKQCTYMSDQLACEKFGRKDLSYQNWRWQPYQCDLPRFNATALLERLRNKRLVFVGDSLNRGQWVSMVCLVDSAISPKLKSMQTKFNGSLHIFKATEYNATVEFYWAPLLVESNSDDPVNHRLPDRIVRVQAIEKHARHWTDADFLVFNSYLWWRREQMNVLWGSSESSDAIYKDVEMFRVYEMALQTWSDWLEVHVNRTKTKLFFVSMSPTHQSAKEWGVESGENCYKETKPITEEGYWGNGSDPKMLRLVENALDGLKVRGLDVQMLNITQLSEYRKEGHPSIYRKQWEPLTEEQASNPSTFADCIHWCLPGVPDVWNEILYAYIFQQ
- the LOC126591868 gene encoding protein trichome birefringence-like 35 gives rise to the protein MQQWQRWKWNKKKTHVPALVFFFFLFIVFSNLHSQRRILQIQESPDRVYHRQDSVTFVKPNLFTQQNHAPEVLDRFSTCNSTREYSGQKILWTDRTPEYGNRRESLERCDVFSGKWVFDNASYPLYKESECPYMSDQLACHKHGRPDLGYQYWRWQPHNCNLKRWNVTEMWEKLRGKRLMFVGDSLNRGQWISMVCLLQSVIPSDKRSMSPNAELTIFKAEEYNATVEFLWAPLLVESNSDDPVNHRTSDRIIRPDSVLKHASIWENADILIFNSYLWWRQGPVKLLWSAEANGVCEEVDGLGAMELAMGAWADWASKVNPLKKQVFFVTMSPTHLWSREWKQESEGNCYSEKSPIDLEGYWGSGSDLPTMSMVETVLSKLSSKVSVINITQLSEYRKDGHPSIYRKFWEPLKPEQLSKPTSYSDCIHWCLPGVPDVWNELLFQFL